From a region of the Oryza sativa Japonica Group chromosome 6, ASM3414082v1 genome:
- the LOC9270399 gene encoding DNA-directed RNA polymerase I subunit 1 → MADVRPDEAASEEVNSIHFSFYNDDEIKRISVKQITKSDRVDAKNCPVPGGLLDPAMGPTNDTDTCKSCGQQSIRCPGHFGHIELAKPLFNPLLFMSLKNLLQVTCFHCHKFRLNKEQADRYTNELELLVRGDIAHAKNLEDLGGKVLSKEDDETEATSGDKSARSERENKTWTSIQLKEALSIFSKLMKKRQKKCAHCEKKNPIIKNPIYGWLIKDTTSSSVRANAIANAKLSGDGHVNDSRETGVSGLDEELTSPGTLSRRSTNETRRISDDTIKEMVASSGKKHLLTTEVESILKDLWKKEARFCMLLCDFQQNTLSVSEKRRGYEMFFLKNLLVAPNRFRPSISSSLGIMEHPQNVLLSKVQESNLALQQSIAASNHMEVLRRWMDLQRNVNVLYDSSKGLSKNEKNANGIRQLLEKKEGILRQKMMGKRVNYACRSVISPDPYLAVNEIGIPPVFATRLTYPEKVTPWNARKLQEAINNGADIHPGATHYRDNNNMYKLQAAPPKRRAIAKMLPASRGSISQPGKDPKCEFESKVVYRHLQDGDVVLVNRQPTLHKPSMMAHVVRVLPGEKTIRMHYANCSTYNADFDGDEMNVHFPQDEISRAEAINIVDANKQYIGPRSGDAVRGLIQDHIIGAVLLTKLDTFLSREEYNQLVYGSVLSSTRRSGQFGKKISIIMDDDALEPVPPAIWKPKPLWTGKQVITTILNHVTKGRPPFTVEKKGRIEKEYLIPEERNGDKVKTINPSEQVLYVHDNELIKGMIDKAQFGNYGIVHTVHELYGPETAGVLLSSFSRLFTMVLQLHGFTCGVDDLLLSQESDMTREEILGKSEKHSKIVHINFTRPKKDDKAEAKAEDIRPKEGDEAEDTRPKEGDEAEDTRPKEDHEAEDSTHPKEDHEAEDSTHPKEDHEAEGDDEDQMKLQMEVEKIIRRNGESATVILDRNMSSELNTLTSKVNKKVFPYGLRKPFPGNCLSLMTQTGAKGGLVNMTQISSLLGQQELEGKRVPRMISGKTLPCFPPWDTSSRAGGFIGDRFLTGLRPQEYYFHCMAGREGLVDTAVKTSRSGYLQRCLIKSLESLKVSYDHTVRDVDGSIIQFCYGEDGVDVLKTSFLDDKFRELSDNRRALLGKLDSHNDKHLLLNPNGYISELPEKLIENAMEFLKSKRNEKGRYDIKEKELMKLLKVKYISSLVDPGEAVGVVAAQSIGEPSTQMTLNTFHLAGRGEMNVTLGIPRLKELLMTASAKISTPFMKCPLLEDKTWDDDEEEMDDKLKKARDAERLAAKLRTIDDAERIAAKLRRVRVADIVERIEVCTVPFHNNNGCVSTLYKLQLKLYPQGLYPRQSELTVEECHETLRTVFIDAMDLAISKHLDLLHKINEIQAVKSNDMESQRSDGVEESENGPTDEDNGVSDGENEDDLGADAEKWKRQEIDEMEYDDDAEKEEGFDMDSESEEDTKSKPESEDHQAKLDEELEESEEGHVLDSSNKGENLKAKQATARLEDEMNEAEDEKAQVTIKFKKNIKWTIHYESTGLNFEVHYALQEQPHILLAQIAQRTARSVFVKACKNIDRCEVNKPKKIDNNTINTPITLQTAGVNFEVFHKLVDYLDINEVRSNDIHAMLNTYGVEAARATIIGEVKGVFGAYGIHVDMRHLNLIADFMTFDGGYRPMSRLGMGQFSTSPFGKMTFETATKFIVEAASHGESDTLDGPSASVCLGKPVKVGTGSFGLLQNFSLEQPVAM, encoded by the exons TTCTCCAGGTTACGTGCTTCCATTGTCACAAGTTCCGGTTGAACAAGGAACag GCAGACAGATACACAAATGAGCTTGAACTATTAGTAAGAGGTGATATTGCTCATGCTAAAAATTTGGAAGACTTGGGTGGCAAAGTACTTTCGAAAGAAGATGATGAAACTGAGGCCACTTCAGGTGATAAATCGGCTCGTTCGGAGAGGGAGAATAAAACTTGGACATCGATCCAACTGAAGGAGGCTCTTTCGATTTTCTCAAAGCTAATGAAGAAAAGACAGAAGAAATGTGCACATTGTGAAAAAAAGAATCCAATTATCAAAAATCCTATATATGGTTGGTTGATCAAG GATACAACTTCTTCCTCTGTAAGAGCAAATGCGATTGCCAATGCTAAACTGAGTGGAGATGGTCATGTTAATGACTCAAGAGAAACTGGTGTTTCCGGTCTTGATGAAGAACTAACTTCACCTGGTACTTTGTCCAGAAGATCAACCAATGAAACAAGACGCATTTCTGATGATACAATCAAAGAAATGGTGGCATCATCAGGAAAGAAACATCTCTTGACTACAGAG GTTGAATCTATTCTGAAAGATTTGTGGAAAAAGGAAGCAAGGTTCTGCATGTTACTATGTGATTTCCAACAGAATACATTGAGTGTATCAGAAAAGAGAAGGGGCTATGAGATGTTTTTCTTGAAGAATCTGCTAGTGGCACCGAACAGATTCCGCCCCTCAATTAGCTCTAGTCTTGGA ATCATGGAACATCCACAAAATGTTCTGCTCAGCAAAGTGCAAGAGTCCAATCTTGCGCTTCAGCAGAGTATTGCTGCTTCTAATCATATGGAAGTTCTTAGAAGATGGATGGATCTGCAAAGAAATGTAAATGTGCTGTATGATAGTAGTAAAGGCCTTT CAAAAAATGAGAAGAATGCAAATGGTATAAGGCAGTTGTTGGAAAAGAAAGAAGGGATTCTTCGACAGAAGATGATGGGTAAAAGAGTTAATTATGCATGCCGGTCCGTTATATCTCCAGATCCATATTTGGCTGTTAATGAAATTGGAATTCCTCCCGTTTTTGCCACACGATTGACATATCCCGAG AAAGTGACACCCTGGAATGCCAGAAAGCTACAAGAAGCTATAAATAATGGTGCTGACATTCATCCTGGCGCAACCCATTACAGGGATAACAACAACATGTACAAGCTACAAGCTGCCCCTCCCAAACGCCGTGCGATTGCTAAGATGCTACCTGCTTCTAGAGGATCCATTTCTCAACCAGGGAAAGATCCCAAGTGTGAATTTGAGAGCAAAGTGGTATATCGACACCTTCAAGATGGTGATGTTGTACTAGTCAATCGGCAG CCTACTCTTCACAAGCCCAGCATGATGGCACATGTTGTTCGTGTGCTACCTGGAGAGAAGACAATTCGAATGCACTATGCTAATTGCAG CACATACAATGCTGATTTTGATGGAGATGAAATGAATGTGCACTTTCCACAAGATGAAATATCTCGTGCTGAGGCCATCAACATTGTTGATGCAAATAAGCAGTACATTGGTCCAAGGAGTGGGGATGCTGTCAGAGGCCTCATTCAG GACCACATTATTGGTGCTGTACTCCTGACAAAGCTGGACACCTTTCTAAGCCGTGAGGAATATAATCAGCTTGTATATGGGTCTGTGCTCTCTTCAACTCGTAGATCTGGTCAGTTTGGTAAAAAGATATCTATTATTATGGATGATGATGCACTCGAACCTGTACCTCCTGCTATTTGGAAGCCAAAGCCCCTATGGACAGGAAAACAG GTTATAACAACCATCTTGAACCATGTAACAAAAGGTCGCCCTCCATTTActgtggagaagaaggggagaatCGAAAAAGAATATCTAATCCCTGAAGAACGCAATGGTGATAAAGTTAAAACTATAAATCCTTCAGAGCAAGTTTTGTATGTTCATGACAATGAGCTCATAAAAGGCATGATAGATAAGGCCCAGTTTGGGAACTATGGGATAGTTCATACGGTTCATGAACTATATGGTCCAGAGACAGCTGGAGTACTACTCTCATCATTCAGTCGCTTGTTTACGATGGTCCTGCAG TTGCATGGATTTACATGTGGAGTAGATGATCTGTTACTATCCCAAGAGTCAGATATGACGAGAGAGGAAATTCTTGGAAAAAGTGAAAAACACAGTAAAATAGTGCATATAAATTTTACACGTCCCAAAAAGGATGATAAAGCTGAAGCTAAAGCTGAAGATATACGCCCCAAAGAGGGTGATGAAGCTGAAGATACACGCCCCAAAGAGGGTGATGAAGCTGAAGATACACGTCCCAAGGAGGATCATGAAGCTGAAGATAGTACACATCCCAAAGAGGATCATGAAGCTGAAGATAGTACACATCCCAAAGAGGATCATGAAGCTGAAGGTGATGATGAAG ATCAAATGAAATTGCAAATGGAAGTCGAAAAAATTATACGGAGGAATGGAGAATCTGCGACTGTTATATTGGATAGAAATATGTCAAGTGAACTGAATACTTTAACATCTAAAGTCAATAAAAAAGTGTTTCCTTATGGTCTACGGAAGCCTTTTCCTGGAAATTGTCTCTCTCTTATGACTCAAACTGGAGCTAAAGGTGGtttg GTCAACATGACACAAATTTCATCATTGCTAGGCCAGCAAGAATTAGAAGGAAAGCGTGTTCCACGAATGATTTCTGGGAAGACGTTACCTTGCTTTCCACCGTGGGATACTTCTTCAAGAGCTGGTGGTTTCATCGGTGATCGATTTTTAACTGGTCTCCGTCCTCAAGAGTACTATTTTCACTGCATGGCTGGCAGAGAGGG GTTGGTTGACACAGCAGTCAAAACTTCTCGTAGTGGTTATCTTCAGCGTTGTCTTATCAAAAGTCTCGAATCATTAAAAGTCTCATATGATCACACAGTACGTGATGTTGATGGATCAATCATACAGTTTTGCTATGGAGAAGATGGAGTTGATGTGCTCAAAACTAGCTTTCTAGACGACAAATTCAGGGAGCTTTCTGAT AATAGAAGAGCTCTCCTTGGCAAGCTTGATAGCCACAATGACAAGCACCTGTTATTAAATCCAAATGGATACATTTCTGAATTGCCTGAGAAGCTGATTGAAAATGCAATGGAGTTTCtaaaatccaaaagaaatgAGAAAGGTCGTTATGACATTAAAGAGAAAGAGCTAATGAAGTTACTGAAAGTCAAGTACATATCTAGTCTTGTAGATCCTGGGGAAGCTGTTGGTGTGGTTGCTGCTCAATCCATAGGAGAACCATCAACACAGATGAC GCTCAACACTTTTCATCTCGCTGGACGGGGTGAGATGAATGTTACGCTTGGTATTCCTCGTTTGAAAGAACTTCTAATGACTGCATCGGCTAAAATTAGTACACCTTTTATGAAGTGTCCTCTGCTTGAAGATAAGACTTG ggatgatgatgaagaagaaatggaTGATAAATTAAAGAAGGCCCGTGATGCTGAACGATTGGCTGCTAAATTAAGGACGATTGATGATGCTGAACGAATTGCTGCTAAATTAAGGAGGGTTCGTGTAGCTGACATTGTAGAGAGAATTGAAGTATGCACAGTTCCTTTTCACAACAATAATGGTTGTGTTTCAACCCTGTATAAGTTACAGTTGAAACTCTACCCACAAGGGCTATATCCACGTCAGTCAGAACTTACAGTAGAAGAGTGCCATGAAACCTTGAGAACTGTTTTTATTGATGCAATGGATCTTGCTATCAGCAAACATTTAGATTTGCTACACAAAATTAATGAGATCCAGGCAGTTAAGTCAAATGATATGGAGAGTCAACGGTCTGATGGAGTCGAAGAATCTGAAAATGGACCTACTGATGAAGACAATGGTGTGAGCGATGGTGAAAATGAGGATGATTTGGGAGCTGATGCAGAAAAATGGAAACGGCAAGAGATAGATGAGATGGAGTATGATGATGATGCTGAAAAGGAAGAGGGTTTTGATATGGATAGTGAATCTGAAGAAGATACCAAATCTAAACCTGAGAGTGAAGATCATCAAGCAAAATTAGATGAAGAGTTAGAAGAGTCTGAGGAAGGACATGTGCTAGATTCTAGCAACAAGGGGGAAAATTTAAAAGCTAAGCAAGCAACAGCCAGACTCGAAGATGAAATGAATGAAGCTGAGGATGAAAAGGCGCAAGTGACCATAAAGTTCAAGAAAAACATAAAATGGACTATTCATTATGAATCAACAGGTTtaaattttgaggttcactaCGCTTTGCAAGAGCAACCTCATATTCTGTTAGCCCAG ATTGCTCAGAGAACAGCTAGGTCTGTTTTTGTCAAGGCCTGTAAGAATATTGATCGATGTGAAGTGAATAAACCAAAGAAGATAGATAATAATACGATAAATACTCCCATCACTCTACAAACAGCAGGGGTGAACTTTGAAGTATTCCATAAGTTAGTGGACTATCTCGATATCAATGAGGTCAGATCCAATGATATACACGCTATGTTGAACACATATGGGGTAGAGGCTGCAAGGGCAACCATCATTGGGGAAGTGAAGGGCGTATTCGGTGCTTATGGTATCCATGTTGACATGAGGCATCTGAACTTGATTGCGGATTTCATGACCTTCGACGGCGGTTACCGACCGATGAGCAGGCTAGGGATGGGCCAGTTCAGCACCTCGCCATTTGGTAAGATGACTTTTGAGACGGCAACCAAGTTTATTGTGGAAGCAGCTTCTCATGGAGAGTCTGACACACTGGACGGCCCTTCGGCAAGCGTCTGTCTGGGGAAACCTGTTAAGGTGGGGACGGgttcctttggcttgctgcagAATTTTTCCCTGGAGCAACCTGTTGCGATGTAA